TGGCGGTTCTGGCGGGCCGTAGCTTTGATCTGATCAACTAAGTGCATAGGGTTCCTCCTTCGAATGTAGAAGTTACGAGCGCCTCATTTATACTTGATGCCCCCTGGGGGGTCAACCTCTTTTAAGGACTGCGCAGGGCCCTTGCGCGGTGTCTCGTGCCGGGATTCTCGGCTGGTCAAAGGGTGGGCGATTCATGTATAATGCCCGGCAAAACACAACTTTCCCACCGGCGCGTGGGGAAAATAAAGGCGATGATGCGTTCCTCTTCCCGTCACGATCTCCTTCTGGCCGTTTTCATTATCCTGTCTCTGCTGCTGCATCTGCTGCTGCTGTATGTCGTGCCGGCCGACAGGCTGGTGAGGGTGTCAGCCCCCCGGAAACCCGTTGTGGTCGAGGTGCGCCCGCCGCAACCAAGCCTGCGTGAACTCGATGTCCCGCCGGCGGCGCCTGCCGAACCCCGCCAAAAACCGGCGCAAAGACAGGCGCCGGTGGATCGGGTGGCGCCAAGGGAGACGGCCCCGCGGGGAGATGCCCCGGAAGATCGCCGGCCTGTGCCTCCCGCCGATTCCCGGCCCGCCGCCACGCCGGCGCAGCGTCCGGTCGGTGACGCGGGGCCGGCCCCGAGTCCCGAGGCTCTGGATCTGGGCCTTTCCAAAACCACGCAGGAACGCTTGCAGAAAGGGTGGGCCAACAAATATCGCAAGGATGTACAGGAAGGCGAGGCTGTCTGGCTCGATACGGAAAAGGATCTGCTGGCGTCCTTCTTCAAACGGTTCCGCGACAACATTTACCAGGTCTGGAACTACCCGCGCCAGGCGGCCGAACGCGGGGAGTCGGGGGTTTGCCTGCTACGCATCGTCATCAACAGGGATGGCAGCGTCGAAACGGCGGATGTGCTGGAAAGTTCCGGATATCCGACCCTCGATCGTGAAGCGGTGGCCGCCGTATATCGCGGTGCGTCCTATGGCAATCTGCCTTCATCCTTCCCCAAGGACCAACTCACCATTATGGCCTATTTTCAGTACCGCCTCTCCCGGGGCGAAATGGGCCGCGACATTTTCGGGCGCTGATGCAGGAATCCGGGCGCATGTCCCCGCCGGTGGAGAACAGCGGAAAACCGGCTCAGTTCTCCCCCTGGACAAACTCGGTATAATTGTCGGCGTCCATCAGGTCTTCCAGTTCATCTGCCTCCACCAGCTTCAGGCGCACGATCCAGCCATCCTCATAAGGAGAAGAACTGAGCCAGTCAGGGGAATCGGTGAGGTCCTGGTTGGCCTCCAGCACTTCGCCGGACAGTGGCGAATAGATTTCCAGCGTGCCCTGCCGCAGTTCGATGGTGGCGAGGGTGTCACCCATCTCAAGTTCGGTGCCCACCTCGGGCAATTCGATGGAGAGGGCTTCAGCCAGCTCGTCCTGCAGATATTCGGTGACGCCGATGGTTGCCTGTCCGCCGTCTTCCTCAATCCAGACGTGGTCTTCGTTGTAATACAATTCCTCGGGAAAAAGCATGGGATCTCCCTTCATAACCCTGATCCGGAACAGAGGCATTCCGCTTATGGTGATTTTTATCTGTGGTATTGTCGATTCAAAGATACACAAGCCTGTGCCGGCCTTCAACCGGGATTCTGGCTGATTTCGTGCGAAAATATACGGAAAAGGGCAGGCGATGTAAAGGCAAGAACCGCGGCGGGCAATCGTTTTTCGGACCTGCTTCGGCAGCTGTTTGATCGGGAGGGTGGATTGGCGTGTCCGTTGACCGCTTGCGGGAGGGCAAAGGACCACGGTTTGCCACTGCTATGGATGGCCCGTATCACAAGCAAGCCCGCGGATTGGCGCCGCCACGGCGGAAAAGGGCCGTTTCCGGATGAAAACCAGGTGGCCGGCCGATAAAAAATGGCCCCCGTAAGGATCGGGGGCCGCGGGATTATCAGGCATTGCTGGCGGCTTTGGGGCAGCCGGCGCAGCTTGCTTCCGTACCCCCTGCACTGCAGGCGGCGGGCTTGCCGGAGGATGAGTAGCCCTGGTTGTACCAGCCGCCGCCCTTGAGGGCGAAGGCCGATTGGGAGATGAGCTTGTGCACGGGCCCCTTGCACTCGGGGCATTGACTGAGCGGTGCATCGGAAAATTTCTGGCGCGCCTCGAAGACCAGACCGCAGGCGTCGCAGCGATATTCGTACATGGGCATAGCGAAAAGACCTCCATAGATCAGAATTCGCGCTCAATTTAGTCACTCGCGTCCCCGTTTGTCAAGGGGCGGATCGTATTTCGCCGGAGCGGCTTTGCCCACGGCCTGTGGTTTCGGCTCAGGAGCAGACCGGGGTGCGCAGGGCTTCCAGTGCCACGCGTATGGCATTTTTCTGCGCCATGTCCTTCCGACCAGGGACGATGGATTCGCCGGCGACGCGATCGGCGAGCACGCCGCAGACACAACCGGCCGAAAAACCGTAAACCCCGGCCATTTTGAACAGGGTGCCGGCCTCCATTTCGTAATTGAGGATGTTAAGTCGGCGGTATTCTTCGGTGATGCCCTGCAGACGTCGCAGCAGGTGTGGGTTGGCCGAGGTGTTGCAGCGTTCCTGCCCTTCGTAAAAGGTGTCCACGGAGGCGGTCAGGCCCAGATGATGGTCAAGTCCGAGCCTGCGCGCCGCCGTGACCAGTTCCACGGTAAGGAAAGGATCCGCGGTCGCCGGGTATTCCGGCGGCGCGATGTCGTCGGCGGCGCCCTGCCGGCAAAGCGCGGCCTGAGAAATAACGATGCTGCCCGTCTTGACATGGTCCTGGATGGATCCGCAGGTGCCGACCCGAATTATGCGTCGCACGCCGAGAGCGAACAGTTCGTTGACGACGATGCTCAGGGACGGCGCGCCCATGCCGCTGGTGGCGACCAGCAGGGGCAGGCGCTTGTCGAGGGTGGCCAGATAGCTGTGCAGGCCGCGATTTTCCGACAACGGCTTGATGCAGAAAACGCCGTCGGTTGCCAGGGCGATCTGTCTGGCACGCTCCGGGGCGCCGCATAGCAGGGCGGTGGTCGGTGGCGCGGTGCCGAGATCCGCGAGGCCAAAACCGAGATGGTAGCAGGTCAAAGAAGCAGGCATGACGTGTTTTATCTCCCTTGAGAAGATGGCTGTGGCCAGGGTCCCTTCGATGACACGAAAGCGTGCGGCAAGAAGTCGGGCAGGGACCCGACAAGCCTTGTTCCGCCATCGCACAGGGCGGTGATGCGCAGTTGCGGCGCGAACTCCGCAAGCATCTGCAGGCAGGCGCCGCAAGGCGGAACCGGCGTCATCGTGGGGGTAAACAGCAGCAGTTCGGTGAAATGGCGGTGCCCGTCCGCCACCGCTCGCGCCAGGGCGACCCGCTCGGCGCAAAGAGTCAGCCCGTAGGAGGCGTTTTCGATGTTACAACCGGTGACAATAAGGCCTTGCCCGGTGAGCAGTGCGGCCCCTACGGCGAAACCGCTATAGGGGCAGTAGCTATTCTGCACGGCCAGGCGCGCGGCCTGCTCGAGTTCGTAACAGGAAGGCAAACGGTCCGATGGCATGATGTGATATCTCCCGAGAGCCACAGCAATTGTGAATAACTTGTGGAATAAAGGTGCCGTTTGTGGATAACCTCCGAGATCCAATACGGGTTTATCGGGTTCGGCGGTACGGTAACGGGCGACGGAGGCTGGCGCAGGCTTCCAGCCGGCCCAGTCAGCGTTTCTTGCGGCGGAACAGGTCGGTTTTCAGGCTTGTGACGCGGTCGAGAAACAACAGGCCGTCGAGGTGGTCGATTTCATGCTGCAACGCCGTGGCTTCAAAGCCGTTGGCCCGGATGGCGCGTCCGTGCCCATCGCGATCACGATACTGCACCACCACGCTTTCGGCACGTTCAACGTTGCCGGTATAATCGGGCACGCTCATGCAACCCTCCCTGGAAGAGCGGAGGCCTTCTGTTTCGAGAATTTCGGGGTTGATCATTGTCAGCAGGCCGTGGCTGTCGTTTTTTCCGAGCTTGCTGCGGGATACGTCGACAACCAGCACGCGTCGCGTGACGCCGATCTGTGGCGCGGCCACGCCGACCGAGTGGCCGGCGGCCATCATGGTATCGATGAGATCCTGGATCAGGATATCGACCGACGTATCCCTGTGCTCCACGGGGGTGCAGATGGTTTTGAGCAAAGGGTGGGGATAGACAAGAATATCCTTGACCGCCATGGCCTCACAGCTCCACGGGGGTTATGGATCTCAAGGAAATATCGACCAGCAGCTCTTTCTTCAGTTTGTCGAGCAGCACCGCAAGATCTTCGAAGGAAAACCCGGGTGGCAGCACCGCCTCGATCATCATGACATACACCGGATTATCCGCCGTACCGATCAGTTTGGTGTTAAGATCGGTGATGTTGATCCGTCGATCCCCCAGGGCCTTCGCTACGGGAAAGACAATGCCCGGTTTGTCCGATCCGTAAACGGAAATCATGCAAAGCTCCCCTTCGATTCGGGGCGCGGTTTCGCCACCGGGTTGCAGCTTGCGAACAAATACCGACAACCCCTCTTTTTCAAGACCATCAAAGGCCGCTTCGAAGGCCGGAGGCCCTATCCCTTCAGGGGGGACAGAATCAGGATCATGGCGAACTGCCCCCCGAGAATGGTACAGCTCGAATCGGCGATATTGCATCCGAGCCGGAAAAGAATTTCCGTAACACTGGCCACGATGCCGGGGTGATCCCGGCCTATAATTGTCAGAGCAAAATGATTCATTGCGAACGTCCTCCTGTTCGAAAGCGCACGTTGATACATGGGAGAGACATTCCCGGAGGCAACATGTCCCTGCACAAGCATGACCTGGAAATCACGTATTACAAGGCCGGCGGTCCGGGCGGGCAGCACAGGAACAAGACCGAGACGGCGGTGCGCATCCATCACCGGCCCAGCGGCATAACCGTTACCGCCTCCGAACAGCGTTCCCGACAGGCCAATCTGGAAAAGGCCCTGCAACGGATGGCAGCAAGACTGGCGGCTCTGCAGCGAAAAGCGCCTCGCCGTATCGCCACCAGGCCCGGCAAGGCGGCAAAAGAGAGGCGTTTGCAAGCCAAGCGGCAACATTCCGAACGCAAGCGGCAGCGCCGGTCATTGCCCGATGCGTAATCTCTCAGTCGATTGGCAGCTTCACACGCTGCGCACCACCGCATTTGCCTCGGGCACAAAAGGATTGGCGCGCACTGCCAGCGAATACAGAAACGGGTAATGGATCAGCAGTCGCTGCGCGTAATCGAGCCATTGCGCGGCAGCCAGCCGGTAGTAACGGCAAACGTCGCCTGCCAGGTGCTGCAGGTCGCTGTCCGGCAGATCCTCAAAGTGCTGGCGATGCTGCAGTTCCTCTTTGAGGTGCAGGGTGGCGATGAGCAGATCGGTGAACCTTTCATGTTCCAGCAGGTAGGGGCTTTCCAGCAGCCGCACCAGCAGCGGGCCCTGCGCCTGGAGCAGGGTCCGCAGGGAAGGCAGATCGAGGCGCTCGTGCAAGATTTCGAAGACGTGGTCCGAAAGTCCCCGATGCGCCTGCTCGAAATCCCGTGCTGCCCAGGAGCCACTGATCGCCAGGCTCTGGGCCAGCCCTGCGCCATGTTTGTCGGCTTTGGCGCAATGGCGCAACAACTCGCATCCCACTTCGCTGAAAAACAGGCCCATCACCATCTGCAGTTTGCGTTGCCGCAGTTGATGGTCGCGGCGACTGAGAAAAACCTCGGTGGCGGCGGCCAGGGTGCTGAGGAACGTCCCTACCCCGGTGATGATCAGCAGCACGGCAAGGGTTTTGCCAAGGGGCGTTACGGGAGAAATATCACCGTAGCCGACCGTGGCGATGGTCACGATGGTGAAATAGATCGCATCGACGGCCGACAGGTGCTCGGCAAGCATGAAGCCGATGGTACCTGAAACCAGGACAAAAACGAAAATAGCCAGGTAAATGCGCAGGCGCATGCGCTCCTTGGCTGCGTGCATGATGGCGGTTCCTCTCCGGATTTTGTGATCTTATCCCAGACTCTGCGGCAAGGGAGCTTGGTGGCGCCGCGCTGCTATAAAAAGCGCGTGGAACCTCAACGGTTAATCCAACCATCCCACACGCCGCCGATGTTGTCGACGTCGTGAAGGCAACATCAGGATAGCGGTCCGCGGCGCCAAAGTCCATATCAGAATAAATGGCGCATGCCGGCGGTTGCGTCGCCACCTCCCGTCATAAGGCGTATTGCTTCATGGCGGGGGTTTTGCTAGCATGATCCGCATGAATGAAACCTTTTTGAACCGCCTGGCGGAATTGGAAGAGCGCATGATCGGGTTGGAAATTCGTTTTACCCATCAGGCGCGTCAGATCGACGAGCTGAACGAGGTGTTGACCGAAAGCGCCGCTACCATCGCTGTGCTGCGCAAGCAGAACGACATGTTCCGGCAGATGCTCAGAGCCCTTTCGCCCGAACTTCCCGAGTCTCCCGATGAATAATCCCTCGCGTGAAAATCTGGCGCAATGGTTGCGTGATGCCGCGCTGATCGTGGCTACCGGTGTCCTGGTCGGCATGGCGGTCAACGGCCGGTTGCTCTGGCATGTATGGTTCGGGCAACCACCTGCCGCCGTTTCCGCGCGTTCCCTGCCGGATCAGGAGCTGCTGCCGATGCCGATAGCCCTCGGGGAATTGCGGGAATTGGATGTCGATACGGTGCTGCTGATTGATGCGCGCAACGTCGATCTTTATCTGCAGGGGCGTCTTCCGGGGGCGCGCAGTTTGCCCTGGGGGGAAATCAATGCGCGGCTTGAAGCCTTCCTCGGGGAACAGCCTTTCGATCGTCCGCTGGTTGCCTATTGCAGCGGCTACAGCTGTGAGGATTCTTTTCTGCTGGCCCAGCGCCTGATGGCGGCCGGTTACCGGGACGTGCGGGTGTACGAGGGGGGGCTGCCCGAGTGGCAGGATGCCGGCCTGCCGGTGGAAAAGGGACAACCATGAATTATCGCAGGCCGATTCTGTATCATTTCTGCCGGCTGCTGCTTGGCGGCTTGTTTCTATACGCCGGCGTGGTCAAGGCCCTCGATCCGGCTGGATTTGCCGGCGAAATCGCCAACTATAAAATCCTGCCGTATCGGCTGAATTTTCTGGTAGCGTCCACCTTGCCATACGTGGAAATGCTGGCCGGCCTGTTGCTGGTGGTGCAGCACAAACTCCGGCCCGCGACCCTGGTGATCGGGGGGTTGAACCTGGTTTTCATGGTGGCCCTGACATCCCTGCTGGTGCGCGGCCTCGATATCGATTGCGGCTGCTTTCGGCCCGGTGCTCAGACTTCCGTTCAGGCGGCCCTGTGGCGCGACGCCGGCCTGATGGTGCTGGCCGCCGTGACCTTTTTCGGCCGGGGATGGCGGCGCGTCTGAGCCATGTCCCTGCTGCTCATTCATCCTCCCGCAGCCAAGGCTGGCGAGCCGCCGCTGGGTGTGGCGGTCCTGCAGGCCTACCTGCGCGCCCGGGGCATAACGGTTGGGGTTTTTGACGCCAATCGCGATGCTTACCATTACCTGCTGCATCCGCGCACCCTGGCCACTGTCGTCAGCCGGGATCTTTCGACGCGTCTTCAACGGGCGTTGCGCCATGCCGACGGAGCATTGCAACTGCTTGGTTCTCCGGATGCCGTCGCCAGTCCCGCGCGTTATGCCACCGCGGTCCGCTATCTCAACGATGCCCTGAGCCTGTATGGCGGATCTGCCGGCGATGAACGTCTCACCCTGGGTGATTACCGTCACGGGCAGCTGTCCGAATTTTCCCTGCCGGATCTGGAAACACTGGCGAGCGGACAGGCCCGCACCTTGTTTCACGATTATTTCCGCGACAGCCTGCTGGTGGCTCTGGCGCGGCATAAGCCGTCTTTGCTGGCGCTGTCCATCAACTATCGTCACCAGGTGTTGCCGGCTTTCGAGCTGGCCGGCCTGTTGCGAAAGCGTTTTCCAGGCGTGCCGCTGGTGGCCGGTGGCGGCATGATCAGTTCCTGGGGGGGGCCTTAAGAGACAATGACCTGCAACTCCCGGGGTTCGATCACCTGGTGACCGGCCCCGGCGAACAGCCCTTGTGCGATCTGTTTGAGAATCCGGCGGGCCAGCCCTATGTCGTTTCGAATCCGGCGCAACTGGCGCTTGCTCCCGATTTCGACGGACTCGATCCCGCGGGATATATGTCCCCGCATCCGGTGCTGCCAATCAGTGCGTCGCGCGGCTGCTACTGGGCGCACTGCCTGTTTTGTCCCGAAGCCGCCAGCCCGACTCATCCTTTCCGGTCCTTTTCGGGACAGGCCCTGCCTCAACTGCTGCTCGAACTTGCCGAACGATGGAAGGTGCGGCATTTTCATCTGACGGACGATGCCATCCCTCCGGCAGCACTGCAGGCGATGGCCGTTCAGGCGGAGCAATTGCAGGATCTGTCATGGCACGGTTTTGTGCGCTTTGAGCCGGCGCTGCTGCAGGGCGACCTCATCGACCGACTCGCCCTGGGCGGTTGCCGCTTGCTGCAGCTGGGTCTGGAAAGCGGCAGCCAGGCGGTGCTCGACCGGCTGCGCAAGGGAACCCGCGTCGCGACGGCTTCCGCAATACTTCGAAAACTCAGGCAGGCGGGCATCGCCACCTATGTCTATGTGTTGCTGGGAACACCCGGCGAAACGCGGGAGGATGCCAGGCTTACCAGAGATTTTCTGGAAAGCCACGCCGACTGTATCGATTTTCTCAATCTGGCCATCATGAACATGCCGCGGCATTCGGCCCTCGCCGGCGCGACGGAAAACATTCCGCCGTTGGACCTTTATCTGCCCGTTGATGAAAACGCCACGGTGCGTAGGGCGGCCCGGCGGTTTTTGCAGCAGGAGCTGCTGGCATCGCCGGCCATCAAGGCCATCGTCAACCGGACGCCGCCCCTGTTTACCTCCAATCACGCGTTTTTCTTCCGCCCGCAACCGCCATTCCACAGGTTTTAGGTTGCTGTCCATCCGGAAACGGCGGATGGATACCGGGTTAAGGCGAGAAGGCGTGAGGTTTCCGGCTCGGGGTTTGGCGCATGGACATGCTGTGCGCCCTGTGGTAAATCTGCGCCGGTGGAGGCGTTTGGCATATATGGACATCTGGCAAAAACAATTGATCGAAAGCTTGACCGTGCCCGCTGTTTTAAGGGATCGCTTTGGTGTGGAGCACGGCGCGCTTGATGAAGTGGCGCAGCGCTATCCCATGCGCATCACTCCTTATTATCTGGGGCTGATCGCCCATCCGGGAGACGCCATCTGGTTGCAGTGTATTCCCGACCGGCGGGAGCTGCTGCCCTGCCTGGACGATCCCGATCCACTGCACGAGGAGCGGCTGTCTCCGGTGCCGCTGGTGGTGCACCGCTACCCGGACCGGGTATTGCTGCTGGCCTGCGGCCAGTGCGCCGTATACTGCCGCTTCTGTACCCGCAAGCGCAAGGTCGGTTGCGCTGCCATGACGGTAACGGACGAAGCTCTCGATGTGGCGCTTGAATACATCGCCCGTACCCCTGCCATCCGTGACGTGATTCTGTCCGGCGGCGACCCTTTGCTGCTGGAAGATGACCGGCTGGAAAGGCTGTTGCGGCGGTTGCGCGCCATCCCCCATGTGGAGATCATCCGCATCGGCAGTCGGGTACCCGTAACGTTGCCGCAGCGAATTACCGAAGGGCTGTGCAATATGCTGCGCCGCTACCATCCCTTGTATTTCAACACCCATTTCAATCATCCGCGCGAATTGACGGCATTGTCGGCGGAAGCCTGCCGGCGGCTGGCCGATGCCGGCGTGCCCCTGGGCAACCAGACGGTCTTGCTGCGGGGGGTCAACGATCGTCCGGAGATCATGCGCGATCTGGTCGCGGGACTGCTTAAAATAAGGGTGCGCCCCTACTATCTGCATCATATGGACCTTGCGGCGGGCACCGGGCACTTTCGTACCCGTATCGAGACTGGCCTGAATATCGTGGCGGCATTGCGCGGGCCGGTGTCGGGACTCGCTGTGCCCCATTATGTCATTGATGCGCCGGGCGGCAAGGGCAAGATTCCCCTGCTGCCGGAGTATCTGGTGCGGCTGGGCGATAGTGCCGTACTGCGAACCCCCTCCGGAGAAATCATCAGGTTTCCCAATCGCGAGGGGTGAAAGCGCTTAGAAATCGACCTTGACCCCCGAGCGTTTTTCCGCCAGTTGCCAGAAGGCTCTTACCACCGGGCGTTGCAGGTTGCGGCGGGTGGAGCACAATCCCACCACATAGGGAGACAGCTGTGGTGCCGTTTCGAGGATGCGCACTTCGTCGCGGAACGGGCTGCGCGCCAGCACCAGCTCCGGCACGATGCCGATGCCGCAGCCAAGACGCACCATGGCGATGAGGGCCTCGTTGCCGGACACTTCCGACGTGATGTTGGGCAGGATGCGCCGCGTCCTGAGCCATTGGTCGAGGCGCCGTCGCGACAAGCCTTTCTGGGGCACCACCAGTGGCGTGCGGCGCAGGTCGAGTTGACCGTCGCGCAGCGGCAGCGGCAGTCCTTCCTTCTGCCTGGGGGCGATAAACAGCAGTGGCGTGCTGATGATGGGCAGAAATTCGAGATGTGCCTGCTGACGATCGGGCAGGGCGGCGACGGCCAGGTCGATCTCGCCGTTTTGCACTTGCGCCACGGCCCGCTCGGCGGCGCCGGTGCTCAGTTCCAGCTGCACATCGCGGTGAGCGCTGCGGAACGCTTCGAGCAGCCGCGGCAGCAGGCTGTAGACGGCGGTGACGGAAGCGTAGATAGAGAGGGTGCCGCTGATGGCTTCCGTGCCCTTGACGGCGCCGCGAAAGGACTTCCATTCCTGTACCGACCGGCGCGCGTAATCACGGAAGCGCTCACCTGCCGGTGTGAGGGCGACACGGCGGTTGTCACGCACGAACAGGGGCTGTTCGATTTCATCTTCAAGTCGCTGGATGGTGCGTGTCAGGGCGGAGGGACTGAGGTTGCAGGCCTGGCTGGCGCGCCCAAAATGAAGCAGGTCGGCCACCGTCAGAAAAATTTCCAGTTCACGGATGTCCATTCTCTCTCCAGATTGCGTGATATGCAATACTGTATTCATAACAAATCAATTTACGCAATAGGCAAAATCAGGTATTTTTCCGTAGACTCTGGCGATTTTGACCTGCATGCAAACCACCGGATAAAGGAGAACAACGATGGGACAGAATTATTTCAACTCGCTGCCGCTGCGTCGTCAGCTGCAGGAACTCGGCACCTGCCGTTTCATGGAAGCCTCTGAATTCACTAACGGTTGCGAATACGTCAAAGGCAAAAAGATCGTCATCGTCGGTTGCGGTGCCCAGGGCCTCAACCAGGGCCTCAACATGCGCGACAGCGGTCTGGATGTCTCCTATGCCCTGCGCAAAGGCGCCATCGAGCAGAAGCGTCAGTCCTATCTGAACGCCAGCGAAAACGGTTTTGCCGTCGGCACCTACGAAGAAATGCTTCCCACCGCCGACATCGTCATGAATCTGACCCCCGACAAGCAGCACACCAGCGTGGTCAACACCGTCGTGCCGATGATGAAGCAGGGCGCGGTGTTCAGTTATGCTCACGGTTTCAATATAGTTGAGGAAGGGACCCGGATTCGCAAGGACCTGACCGTTATCATGGTCGCTCCCAAATGCCCCGGCACTGAAGTGCG
This portion of the Syntrophotalea acetylenica genome encodes:
- a CDS encoding ACT domain-containing protein gives rise to the protein MNHFALTIIGRDHPGIVASVTEILFRLGCNIADSSCTILGGQFAMILILSPLKG
- a CDS encoding B12-binding domain-containing radical SAM protein, translated to MCDLFENPAGQPYVVSNPAQLALAPDFDGLDPAGYMSPHPVLPISASRGCYWAHCLFCPEAASPTHPFRSFSGQALPQLLLELAERWKVRHFHLTDDAIPPAALQAMAVQAEQLQDLSWHGFVRFEPALLQGDLIDRLALGGCRLLQLGLESGSQAVLDRLRKGTRVATASAILRKLRQAGIATYVYVLLGTPGETREDARLTRDFLESHADCIDFLNLAIMNMPRHSALAGATENIPPLDLYLPVDENATVRRAARRFLQQELLASPAIKAIVNRTPPLFTSNHAFFFRPQPPFHRF
- a CDS encoding rhodanese-like domain-containing protein translates to MNNPSRENLAQWLRDAALIVATGVLVGMAVNGRLLWHVWFGQPPAAVSARSLPDQELLPMPIALGELRELDVDTVLLIDARNVDLYLQGRLPGARSLPWGEINARLEAFLGEQPFDRPLVAYCSGYSCEDSFLLAQRLMAAGYRDVRVYEGGLPEWQDAGLPVEKGQP
- the def gene encoding peptide deformylase, producing the protein MAVKDILVYPHPLLKTICTPVEHRDTSVDILIQDLIDTMMAAGHSVGVAAPQIGVTRRVLVVDVSRSKLGKNDSHGLLTMINPEILETEGLRSSREGCMSVPDYTGNVERAESVVVQYRDRDGHGRAIRANGFEATALQHEIDHLDGLLFLDRVTSLKTDLFRRKKR
- a CDS encoding nucleoside phosphorylase, with protein sequence MPASLTCYHLGFGLADLGTAPPTTALLCGAPERARQIALATDGVFCIKPLSENRGLHSYLATLDKRLPLLVATSGMGAPSLSIVVNELFALGVRRIIRVGTCGSIQDHVKTGSIVISQAALCRQGAADDIAPPEYPATADPFLTVELVTAARRLGLDHHLGLTASVDTFYEGQERCNTSANPHLLRRLQGITEEYRRLNILNYEMEAGTLFKMAGVYGFSAGCVCGVLADRVAGESIVPGRKDMAQKNAIRVALEALRTPVCS
- a CDS encoding potassium channel family protein, which gives rise to MHAAKERMRLRIYLAIFVFVLVSGTIGFMLAEHLSAVDAIYFTIVTIATVGYGDISPVTPLGKTLAVLLIITGVGTFLSTLAAATEVFLSRRDHQLRQRKLQMVMGLFFSEVGCELLRHCAKADKHGAGLAQSLAISGSWAARDFEQAHRGLSDHVFEILHERLDLPSLRTLLQAQGPLLVRLLESPYLLEHERFTDLLIATLHLKEELQHRQHFEDLPDSDLQHLAGDVCRYYRLAAAQWLDYAQRLLIHYPFLYSLAVRANPFVPEANAVVRSV
- the cdd gene encoding cytidine deaminase; its protein translation is MPSDRLPSCYELEQAARLAVQNSYCPYSGFAVGAALLTGQGLIVTGCNIENASYGLTLCAERVALARAVADGHRHFTELLLFTPTMTPVPPCGACLQMLAEFAPQLRITALCDGGTRLVGSLPDFLPHAFVSSKGPWPQPSSQGR
- a CDS encoding SlyX family protein, coding for MNETFLNRLAELEERMIGLEIRFTHQARQIDELNEVLTESAATIAVLRKQNDMFRQMLRALSPELPESPDE
- a CDS encoding peptide chain release factor family protein, which gives rise to MSLHKHDLEITYYKAGGPGGQHRNKTETAVRIHHRPSGITVTASEQRSRQANLEKALQRMAARLAALQRKAPRRIATRPGKAAKERRLQAKRQHSERKRQRRSLPDA
- a CDS encoding energy transducer TonB codes for the protein MMRSSSRHDLLLAVFIILSLLLHLLLLYVVPADRLVRVSAPRKPVVVEVRPPQPSLRELDVPPAAPAEPRQKPAQRQAPVDRVAPRETAPRGDAPEDRRPVPPADSRPAATPAQRPVGDAGPAPSPEALDLGLSKTTQERLQKGWANKYRKDVQEGEAVWLDTEKDLLASFFKRFRDNIYQVWNYPRQAAERGESGVCLLRIVINRDGSVETADVLESSGYPTLDREAVAAVYRGASYGNLPSSFPKDQLTIMAYFQYRLSRGEMGRDIFGR
- a CDS encoding KamA family radical SAM protein; its protein translation is MDIWQKQLIESLTVPAVLRDRFGVEHGALDEVAQRYPMRITPYYLGLIAHPGDAIWLQCIPDRRELLPCLDDPDPLHEERLSPVPLVVHRYPDRVLLLACGQCAVYCRFCTRKRKVGCAAMTVTDEALDVALEYIARTPAIRDVILSGGDPLLLEDDRLERLLRRLRAIPHVEIIRIGSRVPVTLPQRITEGLCNMLRRYHPLYFNTHFNHPRELTALSAEACRRLADAGVPLGNQTVLLRGVNDRPEIMRDLVAGLLKIRVRPYYLHHMDLAAGTGHFRTRIETGLNIVAALRGPVSGLAVPHYVIDAPGGKGKIPLLPEYLVRLGDSAVLRTPSGEIIRFPNREG
- the gcvH gene encoding glycine cleavage system protein GcvH, producing the protein MLFPEELYYNEDHVWIEEDGGQATIGVTEYLQDELAEALSIELPEVGTELEMGDTLATIELRQGTLEIYSPLSGEVLEANQDLTDSPDWLSSSPYEDGWIVRLKLVEADELEDLMDADNYTEFVQGEN
- a CDS encoding MauE/DoxX family redox-associated membrane protein translates to MNYRRPILYHFCRLLLGGLFLYAGVVKALDPAGFAGEIANYKILPYRLNFLVASTLPYVEMLAGLLLVVQHKLRPATLVIGGLNLVFMVALTSLLVRGLDIDCGCFRPGAQTSVQAALWRDAGLMVLAAVTFFGRGWRRV
- a CDS encoding FmdB family zinc ribbon protein, which translates into the protein MPMYEYRCDACGLVFEARQKFSDAPLSQCPECKGPVHKLISQSAFALKGGGWYNQGYSSSGKPAACSAGGTEASCAGCPKAASNA
- the ilvY gene encoding HTH-type transcriptional activator IlvY, which codes for MDIRELEIFLTVADLLHFGRASQACNLSPSALTRTIQRLEDEIEQPLFVRDNRRVALTPAGERFRDYARRSVQEWKSFRGAVKGTEAISGTLSIYASVTAVYSLLPRLLEAFRSAHRDVQLELSTGAAERAVAQVQNGEIDLAVAALPDRQQAHLEFLPIISTPLLFIAPRQKEGLPLPLRDGQLDLRRTPLVVPQKGLSRRRLDQWLRTRRILPNITSEVSGNEALIAMVRLGCGIGIVPELVLARSPFRDEVRILETAPQLSPYVVGLCSTRRNLQRPVVRAFWQLAEKRSGVKVDF